CGAGGAGGAATTCGCCGCCTTCCCTGGGCGGTGTCAATTCGTCGAAGCAACATCGGCTGCGAGGAGGGCTTCGAATTTTTCTCTTGGGGTGTAGAAGCCAAGGGATGCTCGGGGGCGGTCGTTGAGTTCATCAGCGATCGCGTCGAGGTAGGCCTGGTTGCTGGTGATGTAGGTCCCCTTGGGTAGGTACTCCCGGATCAGGCCGTTGGTGTTTTCGTTGGTGCCCCGTTCCCATGGCGAGCGGGGATGGGCGAAGTAGACAGGCAGGTTCACAGCAGCGGTCAACCGGGCATGCTCGGCCATCTCTGTGCCCTGGTCCCAGGTCAGCGAGGTTCGTAGTACCTCAGGGAAGGGCCACATCCGCTCGGCCACCGTGTCGGCTACCGCGACGGCTTTCTTCCCTTCGGGAAGGCCGCAGATGACTGTGAAACGGGTGACGCGTTCAACCAGCGTGGCTGCCGCTGATTTGCCGTGGGCACCGATGATCAGGTCTCCCTCCCACGCGCCGGGGATCCTGCGTTCGGGGACGTCAGCGGGCCGGTCATCGATCGAGACCATCGCGACGATCGGCGCTCCGCGCCCTTCCTTTGAGCGTGGTTTACGGCTGGTGCGCTTGGACCTGAGCATCACCGAGTTACGGGCCAGCTCGCCCTTGGGGAGGGCGTAGATGAACCGGTAGATCGCCTCATGGGAGACCTGAGCACCATCAGCGGGTGTGGAGTGGACCATGGTCTCCACAGTGGGGTCAGTGGCCTCCAGACGCAACCGTCCAGCGATCTGGCGTGGTGTTCGGGATCGTTTCAGGTCGCCCAGCACGCGGGCCCGCAGTACCGGGTCGGCATCGATTTTGCGGGTCTGGGGGCGTCGGCGGCGGCGCTGGGCCTCGACGTCGGCTCGGACCACGCGGTAGCCGCAGGTCTTGGTGGCGTTACGACGGACTTCACGGCTGATGACGGACGGGGCCCGGTCAAGGTGGACCGCGATCCGTCGGATACCCCAGCCGGCCTTCAGACCTGTGGAGATCTCGGCCCTGTCGTGGGCGGTCAGTGGTCGTCGTTGCGTCACGCCGGAGAACCTCTCATCAACCTGCAGTGTTGCTTCCACGGTATGACACTGCCCTGTCGCGGTCGAGGGAATTGCTTCCGCAGCTGCCCGTACAGTCGCTGAGCGGGTTGGCGTTGCCTCCCTGGGCCCACGACCACTGGAACCAGGATTGGTTTCGATACGAGAACTGGAAGGTGGCACCGGGCACCAGATTCCCGGCGGTATCCCTGACACTCCAGTGGACATACGGAGCCGTTCCCCCATCCGGCCCAGCAGCCAGCGGCATGATCGCGTCTGTCTTCGAGGTCGGCCTGTCCGCGGGAAGGCTCTCATCCTCCGATGGTTCGACGGACGACTCCGGAGCCGACTCAGTCTCGGAAGCGACGGTTTCAGGGGCAGGCGTTACCTCAGCCTCTGGCTGGGCGTCCTCATTGGACTCCTGCGGGGTCGGCTCGGAACCTACGGTGGCCTCCGGCACGTTCGGGGTCGCCTCATCCGAGGACTCGACCGGTGTAGTCGCCTCCGGCTCAGCAGCCGTGGTCACCGGAGTAGCTGGATCCGGGGTGGGTGCTGCGGAATCCGCCGACGCCAAGCCCCCCATCAGCACGAGCGCGCAACTCAGCGCACCCACCACGGCAGCAGTGGCACGACGATGCATCTGCCTGCCCTGCCCCACCGCACGTGCGGATCGGCGCGGGCGTGCAGGCACGCCAAATAGACCTTTGGACGCCATCTGATCTCCCCCCAGATCGGCTGCCGATGCCCCCGCACCGGTCCCCAGTGGGAGTAGCTAAGCAGCCCCCGCAGGAGCCTGTCAAGCACATACGCCCAAGTCTGGGGCATTTGGACACATTCAGCGCTGAGAATGGGACCAAATCGGCACCGTCAACCGTTCGCTAGGCTCACGACATGAGCACGAAGGGGCGCCCGTGAGCGCCGCCCATCCGTTCCTGCCGCCGCCGGGGCTGCGGAACCAGGCTCGTCGCCTGCGCGGAAGACTCCCGGCCCCTGTCACCGTGTGGACGAGCGCCGTCGACGGGCGCCGTGACGGCTGGACGATCTCGTCGGTCCTAGTGGCCGACGGCGAGCCCGCCGAACTGGTCGCGCTCGTCGACGAGGACTGCGACTGGTGGCCGCTGTTCCGCGGGACGGGGCTGGCCACCGTCAACGTGCTCGGCCCCGGTCAGGGGTGGGTCTCCGACGTCTTCGCCCGGCTGGCGCCGTCGCCCGGCGGGCCCTTCAGGACCGGAACCTGGGCCGATGACCCACATGGCCCCCGGTTGGAGGGCGCTGCGGCCTGGGCAGCGGTCAGGCTGATCGACGCAGAGCCGCCCCACGCGGGCTGGGGCCTGCTGGTGCGTTCAGTGATCGAACGGATCGACTTCGCCGAGGACGTCCCGCCCCTGCGACACCAGGACGGCCACTA
The DNA window shown above is from Tessaracoccus defluvii and carries:
- a CDS encoding IS30 family transposase, which gives rise to MEATLQVDERFSGVTQRRPLTAHDRAEISTGLKAGWGIRRIAVHLDRAPSVISREVRRNATKTCGYRVVRADVEAQRRRRRPQTRKIDADPVLRARVLGDLKRSRTPRQIAGRLRLEATDPTVETMVHSTPADGAQVSHEAIYRFIYALPKGELARNSVMLRSKRTSRKPRSKEGRGAPIVAMVSIDDRPADVPERRIPGAWEGDLIIGAHGKSAAATLVERVTRFTVICGLPEGKKAVAVADTVAERMWPFPEVLRTSLTWDQGTEMAEHARLTAAVNLPVYFAHPRSPWERGTNENTNGLIREYLPKGTYITSNQAYLDAIADELNDRPRASLGFYTPREKFEALLAADVASTN
- a CDS encoding flavin reductase family protein: MSAAHPFLPPPGLRNQARRLRGRLPAPVTVWTSAVDGRRDGWTISSVLVADGEPAELVALVDEDCDWWPLFRGTGLATVNVLGPGQGWVSDVFARLAPSPGGPFRTGTWADDPHGPRLEGAAAWAAVRLIDAEPPHAGWGLLVRSVIERIDFAEDVPPLRHQDGHYR